The window TGCTAATCCAGAAAGACATTTGGGAAAACTCCCACCTGAAGTTCCGTAGGAAGATGGGTCAGCAGAGAAGAAGGATGAGCACTGCCATTGAGCAATCCACACAAGCCCACAAGCAGCAGTACGTGGCTTTGCAAACCCTCTGTGGCAAAATTGGCACCAATGGGCAATGCTGGTGTTGAGTATTGTTGGAAAGAAAGACCGCTTGTGATTCCAGAGGAAGGATTAACCACTCTTGTCTAGAGCTGGGTGCTAAGGGTTGGGTGGCTGGTCAGTGCAGGGACGCTGGTACCTCCAGAGGGATTTACTCCTTGTACCTGTGTGTGGTGTAACCTGCTGCTTGCTGTGTGCAGGATGGAGACTCTGGCAAGGATTTCAGCccagaatgaaaggaagaaccGAAAGACCATCGAGCACAAGGTTGAGATGCAGGAAAGGGAGCGTGTCCTTAGCAGGGACACCAAAATGAAAAGCTTCATGCTCGTCAAATATGTAGATCGCTCTAAATTGGAGGAAGAGgccaaaaagagaaaaggtacCGGATGAGAGAAACCATGTGCAACTAGGACTGCAAACTGCAGGGTTGGCAAGGGGGCTGCTTGTGGCACTGCACCCCACTGGCAAGACCTCTCCTGGGGAGGGATCCCACTGTGTTTGCCCCATTCCCATGCAGACTGTGAGCTCCTTCCTTAATTTCTGAGTGAAATAAAGACACTTTCTGCCCCGAACACCCCACCCAACCCCACAGGGGAAGGCTCTGCAAAGGGGACACGCACAGCCCAGGCTCTCCATCTCTCCCTCAGACCTGAAGGCAGCCGAGCGGGCCAAGCGGAACCAATGGGAGATCATCGAGAGCCGGGAGGTGGCTTACAGGCGTCtgctggagctggcagaggaTGGGGATGTCGGCCACCTGGTGAATGGCTTCATcgaaaaggagcagaagaagTTTGCCCTCTTCAGCTATGACTTCGAGCTGGGCACCAAGATAGAGAATATGCAGCAGAAGGTGAAGGACCTCCAGGTCTGTGCCAGGCTCTTCATATCtcccctttctcagctggtgaTTTTAGGTTGGGGTggtttttccctctcccttgtGTCCAGCACCAACTGCCCACACCAGAGCCCAGCTCACAGCCTGCCACATTAGGGGAATGCAGAGAAGTAGCCAAAAATATTACTCCAATGGACAGAACGCTGCGTTCTCAGAGCTAAAAGTGTCTCAATGCTGCCACCGTGTACCCAGCAAAAATACTGCAGGATCCAGGAGAGCTGAGAGCTGCCTCGGCCATGTGTAGGGTTGGTTGCAGTGAGAAGTTGTGGGGTCACCTCCTGCCCTACTGGCCCTGGTGACAGTGGTGCCCAGAGGGGTCAAgtgtgctgtccctgctcccagGGTGGAGGGGTCGTCCCCAGCCTCTGTTAGGCAGCTCTGGTGGACATTCAGCCAGTACGCCCTCCATGTGCTCGTGTTTACACAGGATGAAATGACAGGCCTCATGTTGAATCAGGAGtgtgcagagagcagagacctTCATGCCCTGAAGGAGATGGAGGTATGGCGGTCAGGATTAGAGCAGTAGACACATGCTGGCACATGTCCTAAGGAGTCTCTGGATGTctcctgggatgtctccagtgTCCAGACTGGAACTGGTCAGCActggggtggggagggacaAGGGGCTGGTGTGAAACTTAGCAAAACCTTTACTGATAGGAAAAACTAACGAAAGACACCGAGGAAGTCAATGAGCATGAAGAGAGATGCAAAGGGAGCAGCAAGGTGCTGGGCCACCTCACAACCAGCATGGAGGCCCTGTTCAAAGGAGTCAACTGTGACACTACAAAGATAACGAAGCAGCTTGGAGAAAATGGGCAGATCACGTATCTGAACTCTATGCAGTTTTTTGGTGGGTTGGAGCTGCCCATCTTTCCCTGCCATGTGGCCTGGACCTTGTATGCCCACCACCCCCTCGCATGGCGTTTTAATTTGAGCTAGTTTTTTGCCCCTTGATCCATCATGCATGGGTGTCCCTAGTGTGCATTTGGGGGTCCCAAATTCCCAGCAAATTCAGGAGCTAACACGGCTGTATAAACACCCCAGTAgacccccccagtccctcccttTGGCTCTGGGTATGAGACCCAGCCTGGAGACCCTTGTCCCTGGGTGCACAAGCTGCTTGATGACACTGCCCTGGGGCAATCCATGGAGTCCCACTGCTCGCTGGTGTGATCCCATACACAAGGGTGGGTTTGGGCAGGGGTCTGGGTGCAGGAGCCCTGTGGGACAATCCTTCTTCTTACCCAGATGGACTGGAGGAGAAGACCAACAGTCTCCTGCAGATGAATTCTGACCTGCGCTACGGAATGGCTGATGAGTCCCACCTGGACCAGGACATTGACAACTCATTGCTGGGTGCCACCAGTCTCCTCCCGGTGATGGATCAGGCCCAGCTCTTCCCATCGCCCCCCACCCTGGACGGCACCATCCACATCATTGATGCTGGTGAGTGCAGGAGGTGAGAGGGAGGGACCGCAGCCATGAAACCAGCCAATCCACAGTTCCCCCATGGCCacttggccaatcccctgctgccagctgtcTGTCCCAGCCAATCCCAACCAGTCTGTCCTACCCCACCGGGTATGTAAGGCCTGGGATGGCCAGCATGATGGTGTGACCATTTTCTTGAGCAGAAGAGGTGCCACTGGACCATGGCCAGCTGTCCCAGATGGTTCTCCAGAGCCacaagaaggaagaggggaatGCTGCCAACACAGGCAACAAGGGGAGAAATGACATTGATGTGTGAGAACCCAGCAGGGATTAGTTAAATAATTAGAttagttaaataaataataaaataatagaaacattttgtttggaggagaccctcaagatcatcgagtccaaccattaacccaaccctggcactgccccacatccctgagaacctcatctctggtctgtccaaccctccagggatggtgactccagcactgccctgggcagcctgttccaatgccccacagccctttggggaagaaattgttcccaagatccaacctcagcttcccctggcgcaacttgaggccgtttcctctgctcctggcgcttgttcctggggagcagagcccgacccccctggctccaagctcctttcaggcagttcagagatcagaaggtctcccctcagctcctgttctccagctgaaccccccaggtccctcagccgttcccatcacacttgtgctccagcccctcaccagctccgttcccttctctccactcactCCCACTGGGCACAGATGAACACACAGACACACCATGCAAGCCCAAGATCCGCTCACACCAGCAGCTGGATTTCCTCTTGCCAAAAGGCAGTTTAATGTGGGTGCCATTCACTTGTTCCCTGGGGGGAGAGGCGAAGGGACCCCCCCATGCAACCTAGACAGAGGCGATCTCGCGGTGCCAGCCCCAGCGTCGGCTAGTCCTTCTCTTCACCATGAGTAATGACATGGACAAGGTTTTTGTAATCCAGGTTGCCAGACATGTCTGGAGGGAAGGCTGCGAACATCTGGTCGATCTGCCAGAAAAGAGACAGGGTGAAAAGGCAGCACAGGAGGGGTTTGGGGCTCCAAGGAGGGCTGGGGGTCTGTTGGGATGGGGGACACAAAGGGCTGGCAGGGCGGGGGAAGGAGCTCGTACCTCTTCCTGGGAAAACCTCTCGCCCTGCGTCATCAGCATTTCTTTGATGCTGCAAACAAGAGAGTGCGGTGACCACCAAGGAGGCCTTGGTGGGGATGCCCATCAACCCCCCTGGGTACCCCTGGACTTACTAAGCAGATTTCAGGCCTTTCCCCTCTGGATCGAACACCTTGAACGCGTTCAGGATTGTCTCCTCTGGGTCAGCACCTGGGGGTGACGTGGCCATGGCCATTAGAGATggtggaggaggaaggcagCTGTGGTCTCCTGCTTCCCCCAGCCTTTTGGGGGATGATGTGGGATGTGGTGGCAAGTGGGGTGCTCTGTGGGAAGGCCAACCCCACAGCCCTCCCGTGCCGGCAGGGGCTCTTGATGGCAGTGGGTGACAGGTAGAGGAGCAGACGTAGGGTGGTGGTGTAGACACAAAGCAGCTGTGTCACCACCACCCTGACAGATGGCATCTATCTAATCTTTTGGGTGTATTTATAGAGCTCCAGGCACAGGCGCTCGGAGCTGTGCAGCCTCCTGGAGATCTGTGACGGGGCTGCATGCCTTGGGTTCCAGAAGTGATACAGGGTGCAGTCAGACAGGGCTGCTGGGTCAAAGTCATGCTGCAGCCAATGCTCTGGCCAGGGTGGCCATCGGTGCCACTGTTGGTGTCAGCAGGCTTGGAGACACTGCAAGATCTCCTGTCTCCTCTTTCTATGGGGACAGCAGCATCACAGCCTGTGGGGTTTTCTTTAAAGGCTGGGAAACTGAGGTACAGAGACCTGTTCATACCATACCCCCCAACAGGTTGGGGACACACCAGATGGGACAGAATACTGGTCATGGTGTGGGTGCCCACCCAGCCCCCCTtccagctccctgtgtccctctTACCCTTGAGTTTCTCCCCAAACATAGTGAGGAACACGGTGAAGTTGATGGGGCCGGGTGCCTCCTTTATCATCTCGTCAATCTCCTCGTTTTTCACATTCAGGCGCCCTAGGGGAGAAGAGTGTTGGGTGAATTGTGggtccctgtcctgctggaaatGCCTGCAAATCTTCGGGCTCTGCTCTGTGCATTGGGGGCTGAAGGACACACCATGGGAACCTTCTTCTGGAGGTTTTCTCTAGAACCTATGGGATTgaacttctgctgctgcaggagctgctctgaGTCACCCCTTGTGGGATCTCACAGGTCGACAGAAGTCGTTTCAGATCAGGAGGTTTTCAGCAAAAACAAGAGATCCAGTTAACAGCTGGAGCTTGCTTGAATGGGGGCCCATGGCTGTTTTCTTACCTAATAGATCTAATGTCATCGAAGATTTTGGGAAGGGTCCTAAAAGGGGGCTCACCGAGTGCGGCAAACGTGTCTCTCAGATCTGCCTTGTCAATGAAGCCGTCCCGGTTCTGATCCATGATGGTGAATGCCTGGAAGCACAGGAAGAGGGCAGGGAACACAGGGAGAGGGAGACTTGTCAGCCTTTGCCAAAGCTTTagtactttcttcttcctccctttgACTTGGATGGGACAAGGGCACTGTGAGCCCTTCCAGGATGGGGCTCTGGGGGTCCTCACCCAGCAAGGGAGCAAAAACCATCACCTGAACTCAGCAGCAATCCTGGCCCCTGCACCCTTGAGCCATGCGGGGTGATGGATTCCTACAGCAGCCCAAGCACTAATGCCATGCAGACCCTCTCCTTGGCCAAAGCCCCCTCAGCCTGGGATGAGACCAACTAGGCAAGACAGCCTGAGCTGTCAGCTCCCCAACCAGGGACCAGTTATCCCTGTAACTGGGATCTACCCAGGACCGTGTGCTGACTGTGCAGAGGGTAAGTGAGGAAGAGCTCCTGGCACGGGAGATGTGCTCCTGCTctcctgggtgctgctggctgctccaTGCTGTGTGAGCTCCTCAGAAGCTTTGAGGTGATGCCATACTTAACAATGTCACCGAGTTGTTActtgcacttttaaaataaaattactcaaAACCAGACATGCTGCCTCCTGTTGCAAAGCAGCTGTCACCGATCTGAAAGCGCTGAGGAAAGAGCTGAAGGTCACATCGCATCAAGGACCCTCTGTCATTTCTACCAAACCCACCTACCTCTTTGAATTCCTGGATCTGGGCCTGCTCGAACATGGAGAAGACATTGGAATTAGCACCTTCAATCCTcttcttggctttcttgggTGCCTGCAGGGGTTCAAGTATGTATCACTAATTCACTGGCTTTTTATGGTgtggaagaaaaacatgaaactACCCTATTCTTAGTCGTGAGTCCttcacagcagctctgagcacaTGTGACCCTCTGAGATACTGAGGGGTGTTAAGATTCCTGTGGTTCAGTCTTTGCTTTCCTGATGAATTTAGCCAAGTAGGTCCAAGGAAAGACGAGCTGAGAAATTGCTTCCACACCAAAGGCTACAGCAGGTAAAAGGATGGGCACTGCAGCAGGATCTCCTGGGGTGGAAACCTGGGTTCGGGAGTGCTACCGAGGCTGCACATAAGGGCTGGAGTCATTAGGTGCTTTCTTACATTTCTGTGCCTCTCGCTAATAACACAGCActtattaaaatgtttgcttattaaaaaaatctgcctcCTCCTGCACTGAGGCTTGAAACAACCAGAAACTGCTCAACATGTCTTTTAAAGAGGAGCAGAGGACAGAGCCACTCACCATCCCACCCTGCCTGTCATCCCTCGTCCCACCCATGAGCTCCAGCAGCCTTGTCCCCTCTAATTGGGTGGCTCTTCAGCGGGGAGGCAGAACAGGAGGGTTTCGGGGGATACAATGGCCCTTCCTCTTCatggagaaagggaaagcaggAAGATGGCGTTTGGACCCCCAAACACTCTGCCCCTGTTGGAAAGCTCTGCTAGTGTGGGAGACACCTCTCTGTTCCCCACGGGATGCTGCAGATGCAGCCAGATGCTCCCCAACTTGCTCACCCCCTTTCCCTTGGCCATCAAATCCCTGTCgcctccatccctccctgccccattAAAGCTATACTGGTGAAAAGCTGATGGATTTTGCCTCTTCCCAGTGGAACTTTGGTCTCTCTGTACTCACCATGGCTTTGCACAGCTGCTGATGTTGCTGCGAGAGGCGTCTTGGAGGCAGTCCCTCTCTTCCCCCGGGCTGAAACAATAAATACATCCCCCTCCGGGCTAAAAATAACCCCATGCCCACTTTTGGCTGTAATAGGTATGTTAGCCACCCCCAGCCCTGTTGTCTctgcctttctctgtccctccctCTCTAATCTGGAATAGCTGCCTGTTGTTGTCACTGGCTGACGTGACATGTGAGCGGAGAGGATTTCAAGGTTAACAAAGTGCCAGGCAGCCTTGCAGCTCCCACACTGGAGATGCTGACCCAAGGAGGGGACTGCACAGGAGCAACCCCACCTGCGTTTGTCACTAGGACTGGGGATGAGCTTTTCCCCTCTGCTAGGACATGCAGGGAGCACTTGGCCTTGGGGGAACCTGACTACAGTCCCCCAAGCCTTGGGACAGGGATGCTTCACCACAGTCCTGCCAGCATCTTTGGGAGCTCCCGCACAGCATCTGCATGGCAAAGCAGAGCGCTGCTTggctgcaggaggcagaggAACCCTGCTGTCCTGGGAGGTGCTCGAAAAGCAGAAGAAGCAGCCCAGCCACCCCATCTCTGGCTGAAAGGGACCGTCCTGCCACAGCACCAGCTCAGATGCTGTGCCCCATCTAAGAGCTCCAGGATGAGACCGGAGGCAGATGCTGAGCTCCCACAAAGCCGGGCAGGCACGCAGGGCTCCTCTCTCATGTGTCACCCCCACCGAGGCACCTGTCAGCCACTTAAGCCGAACACTTGCTCACCCTGGTCCTGGCGAGACACACATGATTAACTCTCCCCatgctgggctctgctgcctggcATCATCCCCTCCACATGCTGGCAAGGCTGGTGAGCGGGTGGggggctgggacagggctggggacaaaAGGCAGTGTGAAACGGGATCCCCTGAGCTCTGGGCTCTGCCCAGACACTGCCCTTGTTCCCCCAGAAGACACAAATATCATGTTTAATCCCTGGCACTGCCGTGGCTGAGGCAGCAAGGATGGCATTACGGGGAGGATTTGGGTAGGCAGCAGTGAAATGAGTAGGGAAAAGCgcctggagaggagaaaacTCCTGACCCAGGAATGACCGCCTTGTCTGGATGAAGCTGCAGCTAAGGGAAGGGATTTCAAGATGGGTTCCGGGGTCTGTTTGAGCAAAAGGGTGAGCGAGAGAGCcaaggggcagagctgggggacGACGAGTCCCGGGCGCGCGGGCACGGCCAGGGATGAGCGGGATCAATCTCAACACGGAcgctccctcctcctgccaagTTGAGTTGGATTCATCGGCCAGCCGAGCCCAATTACCTTAATTTGTGGCATTAAGGAAAAATCCATAAGCATCAGGGAAGTGATGTGTAGCGGTTTAACAGGACGGGTCAGCCGCGGAGCTGCCGGCGCTGCCCGCCCCTGGCTCCATGTCCACACTGGGGCATGGCAGCCCTGAAGCCACAGAGATTGCccagaaatttttttttttgggggggtgggaagTATCATTTCTGCTtgcccagcctggaggaggTCAGACCTTGCTCTCTTTCTGGTGTTGCCCAATGCTGTGGTTAGGGGTGAGATGGTGGCCAGGGGCTTTGAGGGCCCGCGGCACAGAAAtcctggctggggatgggatACAGATGGTTGCCTGTGTTTCTGCTGTAATTTGTAAGACGGTgcatctgctctgctgctcacttCTCGCTGTCAGCCGTCATCCTTGGTGCTGCAAGGGTCAGATCCTGCCCCTCCAGTGAGGACCCTGGTCCAGCTTGGGGTGGAGGTGGCTCCAGGCacaccttttccttcttctgctgTAGAAACTGGGAGATTTACCAGCATCCAGATGAAAGTGAGTGCtttaaatatgtgtgtgtgtgtacatatataccTATGGAGCTCCGTAGTGAACAAAAGAGCTGTTAGGAAGTGGCTGCAGCCTGTGAATGGATGTCAGGGAACAACACATGTATCTATGCCATGGCAAAATCAAGCATCGTCCCTTCTTATCTGCAAAAGAGCCTGTGTTTTACATGAAAAAGCCTTTCTAATTAATAGGACAGCCCCTCTTGAGCTCGATAAAAAATGGAGTCAAAAGGATTTGATTAACCTCCGCTCTTTTCAAGGCGCGCGCTCTGCCTGAGCGAGACGCCTGCCTGCGCCCGAGCCAAATCCTGCCCGCAGCCGATAACGGGCTCTGATCGTCCCAGGGAGCCCGGCAGCGTCATGCAAATGGGCAGCTCCAAGTCTGCAGATGACGGAGCCAATTTGGGGGTGTCCGGGCCCCGGGGCTGGCTGAGCACGGCCGTGTCGGTGCATGGGGATGCTCCAGAGCCAGCTCATGCAGCCGCTCGCTTCACACCGTTGTGGTTTCCTTATGAATATCTTTGGCTCCAACCAATATTTTTTTCCGCGATCAGATACATTTGACTAAACtaatacatatgtatacatgCTGGTACATTCCCATTCAAACCAATGTAAATTGCCTTTGACCAATACATTTTCCTGGGAAATCAATGCATTTTAACACTGGATAATATTTATGAAATTGAATTTTTTATTGAAGCTAATGCAATTCTCTtctattttatgcatttttattaaactaatgcattttaaattaaactgttGTATATTAACTACAATGGCTGTCGGTACttacagtaaaataatttatgtttgcTGAAATCAATACATATTCCAAACCCAGGAATTTCTAGTTAACAAGGCTATATCAAATATAAAAAATGCATGTAGCTACTTAATTTGATGCTTATATACACTGGCTGCTATATTTGTTTATTGGTAATGATtgtttttaaagggagaaaGCTTATTAAAGGTAGAAAGATGGATTCCTGTGCAGCTCAGGGCTGCAGTTTGAAGCCAGCGGCGGTGgccaccctgtccccagtgcccaCACTGAGGGGGCCACGGGGGTGGCCCGTGTGTCCCAGTGCTGGTTGGTGGCTGAAGCCCATCTCATCTGCCACAGACAGTCTTTGTGCCCTCAGCCACATCCCTGCGCCTTGGTTCCCACTGTGCAGGGGTTTGGGCacatccttccctttccctgggCTCTCCAGTGCTCATCACACTCCCCCCACAGCCCCTTGCTGCTGGCAGCCTCTGCAGGAGCTTTCAGAGGGTTTTATCCATCTCCCCTTGGTGTTCAGAAGGTTTCAATGTTTAACGGCTTATTCCAGACAGACTTAATTTAGCAGCTTTGCCTAATTCGGCTCCGTTTTCACTCAGAAGGATATATCACTGCAGTAACGGCCAGGAGGATTTGCCCAGCTCAGGGGTCTGGGGAAGAGCTGCCGCCTGCAAACCAGAGTcaggggctggctgggctgAGGACGGGACAAGTGATGGGGACTCTACCCCCGTCCTTGAGCTGCTGGCCTGTCCCGGGGATGTGCCTTGTGCTGTGCACAGGATGCAGCCCTAGAAGGGGACGGCCGTCCTGGCCTCCTGAGACATAGCGTTGACAGGCGAAAGCCATAAATAGCAGCATTATCTGCTGTGCGCGCGCTGAATGGCGCCGTAGCTGAGATAATTTGGGCGAAgcaataaaagaggaaaattaattaaagaGTATGTGCTAATTGTAGGGGAAATGTGCCTGGAAATAAGTAGTTGTGGCAGAAATGGAGCCAGTGGAGGGGCTTGGGCACTCTCCCTGCACATCCCGGGGCAGCCAGCGGACTCGGAGGGCTGAGGTCGGGCACAGCTCGGCGCACGTCCTGCGGGAGCCGCGGTGGGCGCTGAGGGGACACCCCGCCGTGTCTCACCCCGCACTCCTGTGCCCTCCATGTCCCCCCTCATACGTCCCGCTTGGGACCAACCgtgtcccctccagcccccgcCGTGTCCCGTCGAGCGTCCCCGCCCCGGCCCGATGAGACGCGCTGCAGGTACAGTGGCGGCCGCCAGGTGGCACCATTGTAGCGGACGCAGTGCGGGCGCTGCCCGGGACCGGCCCGGGGAAGAGGGACGAGGGGACGGGAGCGGGACAGGGAGAggtgcagggagaggagaaagagggagaagggCTTGCGGGGAGAGGGCAGACTGCAAGGAGCGGGGACATGGCCAGGAAGCTACTTGTCATGACCTGCGGTAATGAGCTTTCATGCTCTCAAACACCTTCATAGAATCagggaatcattttggttggaaaagaccctcaagatcatagagtccagctgttaaccaacccctggcactaccccatgtccctgagaacctcatctccgtgtctgtccaacccctccaggcatgatgactccaccactgccctgggcagcctgttccaatgcccaacagccctttctgggaagaaattgttcccaagatccaacctcaacctcccctggtacaacttgaggccatttcctctcgtcctgtcacttgggagaagacaTCAACACCTTCCAAAATCTTTAAGTCATCTGTGAGTATACAGGAAAGAGACTGGAACAGCTCTGTACCCCACTGTGGGGggtggctcctgcagccccgggCTGGCAGAACCAGACATTGCTGGGATAGCCTCTGGCTTTCCCACTGGAGGAGACAGAGACCCTGCACTGGAGGAGACAGAAACCCTCTGCCAGGATTTCCTGGACCCTGGGAGCCAGCTCTACTTGGTGACAGCTGGATGGGGAGAGAGCTCCAGGAGTGGCTGGCTGGATCTCCATGAGGGTTTTTCTGCTCTGCACCCAGGATCGAACCTGGGCTGAGCTCCTGGCCAGCCCCACGGCCTGACTCGTCCCCTCTTGCCCTGATGGCACTGCTGTCCCCAGTGTGGGTCCTGCCATCCCCCTGCCCATCCTTGGGGCAAGGCGGCCAACTGAGCTCACCATCACAGCTACCGTGTGGCTTTCACCCCTCAGCTGCCTAATGGAGCCAGATCACCGCACAAAGGACTTATCATGTGGATCACAAACGGCAGGAAGGCAAGAATAAATTAACGTCTGAAATAAGAGTGTGCTGAAatctaacttttcttttttttttttttttaagtacacaGAAAAGCCTCTtccatattttaattaaaagccttTCAGAAGAGGAGGCAAGGGGCTGCCATTTACAACGCGCTATTGTCAGGCGCACAAAGCAAACCATTCTGGAGACAAACTGATTTATTAACCTGCGCCTTACAGTGCTCCCCAAGGCGGGTGAGCCCTGAGTGGTGGGGGGGACGGTGGGACCAGgctccccctgctctgctcagaATACCCCGGGGCCACTGGGACAGTgcctgaggggacacagggacactggGGGAGTGGGGACGCAGTGTGCCGACCCCTGCTCTCCATTCCTCTGTGTGGCATGGCGCACAgcccctctcctcttccttatAGCTCCCATTGATTTATTAATGATTTGGCCAAACATAAACATTCCTCCAAATCCCACAATTTAATTTGCTCACCAAAGATGCCAAgttagttttatttctgatttatgaGCAGGCTCTTCTTTTCCCTcggcagcagagcagggcagtGATTTATGGGCATGAGATCAGTTTTGTGGGCACAGGGAGAAGGTTCCCTTGCTGGGACCTGTTTCTGATGATGCCCAACAGCAGATACCTGGAGCATCTTTATCATGAACAGACAAGGCTATCCCTACCACTGGCATGGAGAAGATACCTTGGAATCAGACAGTAGAAACCAACACTCACTCCAGCAAAGAACATCCATCCTGCTTGGGTCTATTGACCCATCCTGTAAATAAACCTGCACCTGTCCCTGAGAGAAGGACAGAAATTAATTCCTGGGGGGATCCCACCTTGCACAGCCTGTGGTCTCACCCCTGGCTAACTACAGGCTCATTAAGCCAAAGTTGAAGCACCTGCCTGGCACTACCAGCAGACCCAGTCTTGTTATAAATCTGGATGCTTCTCAGGTGCTTAGGCTCTCTGCTTTTTGGGATTGTGGGGTTAAGAGAGGGTTCCCAAAGCAAAGCTGGATGTGCCCAAGCAGAGGGAGCGTAGAGACACCCAATGATTGGGGTGTCAGAGCATCCATGGAGTTTGCATCTGATGCCAATGGGGTCAAGATTGCAGCTCAATGTTTGCAATTGCATCTGCAGTTCAATGCTTCCAGGTGGATGTTTTTGTTGCAGCACCATGAGGTGGATCTGCTGTGGGAGCCCCTTCTCCAGCCAGCTCTGGAGGTGGGGGACAGGCTGGAGCAGGGCCGGCAGGAGCATCCAGGCTCTCTCCAGCACAAACTGCTTTGGTGCTTGCGACTCCTCTTTTtgaacttttattttctgctcacTTGTTCTTCTGCCTAAGGCATTTTACAATTGTGGAATTGTGAGCAGTTCCAAGCTTTTCTGagtggaagagagaagaaggatgCGATTGTTTCCTTGCTGCTTATGCTGCAGCATGGTGCCAAGGTCATTTTAGGTGTCTGCCTGATCCTTTGGGACACTTTTCCTGGCTCAGGTGAACTTCAGAcagcaagaaaggaaagagcagaCGTGTCCCTGTGACAGTCAGAAGCACCCATGGAGCAGAGTGAAGTTTGAAGGATATTGCTTTTTCCTTGGTGTCTTCTGAATTTGAATTGTTGCTTTTTAGTGGAATCTCAAGAGTCCTGCAAAATGCAGGTAAAAGCAGCACGATGAAGCCTGAGCTGCTAGGTGATGGCAGAGGGGCTGCTTCATCCTCAGCCACGTGCAGAAAGAGGCTCCAGTGCCGCAAGATCTG of the Columba livia isolate bColLiv1 breed racing homer chromosome 17, bColLiv1.pat.W.v2, whole genome shotgun sequence genome contains:
- the MYL2 gene encoding myosin regulatory light chain 2, ventricular/cardiac muscle isoform, yielding MGLFLARRGMYLLFQPGGREGLPPRRLSQQHQQLCKAMAPKKAKKRIEGANSNVFSMFEQAQIQEFKEAFTIMDQNRDGFIDKADLRDTFAALGRLNVKNEEIDEMIKEAPGPINFTVFLTMFGEKLKGADPEETILNAFKVFDPEGKGLKSAYIKEMLMTQGERFSQEEIDQMFAAFPPDMSGNLDYKNLVHVITHGEEKD
- the CCDC63 gene encoding coiled-coil domain-containing protein 63, producing MTCSKRGRAALRRTLSDSPEREKEKVTEAEVRRLQKQYWIATEKRISYGAHMRQQMQTQQKEIESLNQERKEVLLVLSQITSMRKAMLRGRDCMELQCLLQTKNQYDSMIRDRKVLLVDVDNQTLVLEKKSVRQHQTEVKVKQANCSKWLQKQIEKLKLPLYNVTVQFGTILTRDKEFREKIQSLLIQKDIWENSHLKFRRKMGQQRRRMSTAIEQSTQAHKQQMETLARISAQNERKNRKTIEHKVEMQERERVLSRDTKMKSFMLVKYVDRSKLEEEAKKRKDLKAAERAKRNQWEIIESREVAYRRLLELAEDGDVGHLVNGFIEKEQKKFALFSYDFELGTKIENMQQKVKDLQDEMTGLMLNQECAESRDLHALKEMEEKLTKDTEEVNEHEERCKGSSKVLGHLTTSMEALFKGVNCDTTKITKQLGENGQITYLNSMQFFDGLEEKTNSLLQMNSDLRYGMADESHLDQDIDNSLLGATSLLPVMDQAQLFPSPPTLDGTIHIIDAEEVPLDHGQLSQMVLQSHKKEEGNAANTGNKGRNDIDV